The Latilactobacillus sakei subsp. sakei DSM 20017 = JCM 1157 genome includes a window with the following:
- a CDS encoding GntR family transcriptional regulator — MESPVYIQIHNQLKKDIEAGKWSIGDRIPSERELALNFEVSRMTLRQAVQTLVDEGILERRIGAGTYVANRKVQEKMSGVTSFTDLMTAQGKTPSSKTISFHIANPSLSEAEKLQLKDGEQVLRMERIRYADNIPICFEVATVPQSLVADFSKAEITSSFYKTLEEKGGYQMGGAQQTVSAQLASERIAEYLDIKRNGSILRLRQVSFLNDGTPFEYVRTQYVGERFEFYLER; from the coding sequence ATGGAATCACCTGTTTATATTCAAATTCATAATCAACTTAAAAAAGATATTGAAGCCGGCAAGTGGTCGATTGGGGATCGGATCCCTTCAGAACGTGAACTCGCATTAAACTTTGAAGTCTCGCGGATGACGCTTAGACAAGCCGTCCAAACGCTGGTTGATGAAGGCATTTTGGAACGCCGAATTGGTGCTGGGACTTACGTCGCTAACCGAAAAGTCCAAGAAAAAATGTCCGGGGTAACCAGTTTTACAGATTTAATGACGGCCCAAGGTAAAACGCCATCTAGCAAGACGATTTCTTTTCACATTGCTAATCCATCTCTAAGTGAGGCTGAAAAGCTCCAACTAAAAGACGGTGAACAAGTGTTGCGGATGGAACGGATTCGTTACGCGGATAATATTCCCATTTGTTTTGAAGTGGCCACAGTGCCACAATCATTAGTCGCTGATTTCAGTAAAGCTGAAATCACTAGTTCTTTTTATAAGACGCTGGAAGAAAAAGGTGGCTACCAAATGGGCGGCGCACAACAAACCGTTTCGGCGCAACTCGCCTCAGAACGAATTGCCGAATACTTGGACATCAAGCGCAACGGCTCAATCTTACGCTTGCGCCAAGTATCCTTCTTAAACGACGGCACACCATTTGAATACGTCCGCACACAATATGTCGGCGAACGATTTGAATTTTATTTGGAAAGATAA